One region of Thunnus albacares chromosome 8, fThuAlb1.1, whole genome shotgun sequence genomic DNA includes:
- the LOC122987490 gene encoding protein rapunzel-like, whose product MTSSLEKVVAQKKEAIEAVMDMFERGAEVLASAVGELFPLCEAAAPVLRLALDNVQSKEVFYVKEQFLTVRNKLDVLSTQLEDIDCEIKKAKLDSHYFSVEENIRNQFRKYVDIIEAKQQFREVKTRLFLEHFTKTGGDKNLFVLYDAMMGNNSFGESVLELVERYVARNRRLLEDFCVRMKELFCLGLIALLGHCALTQGQEEEQDKIQEWSSKIEEVESRMKTTIESCVAALPEQAKLDAQRLLQEKEEGSLQDTSQQLLEFLVKKYDWVSWSVRMINHSGSTYRNWRAGEHFHHVAGQNWFEVLQVNNINLVVSYSAKPQPVPRDCIRQVMEGQGKKGNAPAVVEVLEKQLCGFVVHAVSRHKESAAAWSFPSDCHYWERHKNVAVCVHSE is encoded by the exons ATGACCAGTTCACTGGAGAAGGTTGTGGCCCAGAAGAAGGAGGCCATTGAGGCAGTGATGGATATGTTTGAGAGGGGGGCCGAGGTGTTGGCCAGCGCTGTTGGGGAGCTCTTCCCCCTCTGTGAGGCTGCCGCTCCGGTTCTACGACTGGCTTTAGACAATGTCCAGAGCAAAGAGGTCTTCTATGTCAAAGAGCAGTTCTTGACAGTAAGGAACAAGCTTGATGTGCTCTCGACCCAACTGGAAGACATCGACTGCGAGATCAAGAAGGCGAAACTGGATTCCCATTACTTTTCCGTAGAGGAGAACATAAGGAACCAGTTTCGTAAATATGTGGACATCATAGAGGCAAAACAGCAGTTCCGGGAGGTGAAGACTCGCCTTTTTTTGGAGCATTTCACTAAAACTGGAGGAGACAAGAACCTGTTTGTGCTATATGATGCTATGATGGGGAATAACAGCTTTGGAGAGTCAGTTTTAGAGTTGGTAGAAAG GTATGTGGCAAGGAACCGCCGTCTTCTGGAAGATTTCTGTGTCCGGATGAAGGAGCTCTTCTGCTTGGGCCTGATTGCTCTGCTGGGGCACTGTGCCTTAACCCAGGGCCAAGAGGAAGAACAGGACAAAATCCAAGAGTGGAGCAGCAAAATTGAAGAGGTAGAGTCTAGGATGAAGACAACCATTGAGTCCTGTGTCGCTGCCTTACCAGAGCAAGCAAAACTAGACGCCCAGCGGCTCCTGcaagaaaaggaagaaggaagCCTGCAAGATACAAGTCAGCAGCTTCTAGAATTCTTGGTGAAAAAGTATGATTGGGTCAGCTGGTCAGTGCGGATGATCAACCACTCAGGGAGCACCTACCGGAACTGGCGAGCAGGAGAGCACTTTCATCATGTGGCTGGACAGAACTGGTTCGAGGTGCTCCAGGTGAACAACATCAACCTGGTGGTGTCGTACAGCGCCAAACCCCAGCCAGTGCCACGCGACTGCATTCGGCAGGTGATGGAGGGCCAGGGAAAGAAGGGTAATGCCCCGGCTGTGGTGGAGGTGCTGGAGAAGCAGCTGTGCGGGTTTGTTGTTCATGCCGTCAGTCGCCACAAGGAGTCTGCAGCTGCATGGAGCTTTCCATCAGACTGTCACTACTGGGAGAGACACAAGAATGTGGCGGTGTGTGTGCACTCGGAGTAA
- the LOC122986967 gene encoding protein rapunzel-like, giving the protein MMEEDIIEDRAKLKQGLVKVLECVATISSAAAVVNPIFGVAGSLIRVVLHHVDDEDIRTLKREFGSVNRALDEISQQNRNTLVQIKKETLDGQYCCVEENLKNQFRKFMEMVEARPEHRQRKRDDFEESYANDLGDQNLHTLFDGVDGKPKLFSRPILEVYLKHSQGDRRTMERLCTRLTYLFCIGLIALMGYAAIIGDDEEGLSEEWAEKMERVQEKMQEALCKCK; this is encoded by the coding sequence ATGATGGAAGAGGACATCATTGAGGACCGGGCCAAACTGAAGCAGGGCCTGGTCAAAGTGCTGGAGTGTGTGGCCACCATCTCCTCTGCAGCAGCCGTGGTTAACCCCATTTTCGGCGTGGCTGGATCCCTGATCCGTGTGGTGCTGCACCACGTTGACGATGAGGACATCCGCACCCTGAAGCGCGAGTTTGGTTCCGTCAACCGGGCGCTGGACGAGATCTCTCAGCAGAATCGCAACACGCTGGTGCAGATCAAGAAGGAAACGCTGGATGGCCAGTACTGCTGTGTGGAGGAGAACCTGAAGAACCAGTTTAGAAAGTTCATGGAGATGGTGGAGGCACGGCCGGAGCACCGCCAGCGCAAAAGAGATGACTTTGAAGAGAGTTATGCCAACGACTTGGGCGACCAGAACCTGCACACGCTCTTCGATGGTGTGGACGGGAAACCGAAGCTCTTCAGCAGACCCATCCTGGAAGTCTACCTGAAGCACTCGCAAGGTGACCGCCGCACCATGGAGCGACTCTGCACACGCCTCACTTACCTGTTCTGCATCGGGCTCATCGCCCTCATGGGCTACGCCGCCATCATCGGAGACGATGAAGAGGGGCTGAGCGAGGAGTGGGCCGAGAAGATGGAACGGGTACAGGAGAAGATGCAGGAGGCTCTTTGCAAGTGCAAATAA
- the LOC122986966 gene encoding uncharacterized protein LOC122986966 isoform X2, whose amino-acid sequence MNLVKNRTLHPHLRDEEALVVENAIRLAIDSIINVLYGVNSARTHEYQRMVADRDKEIQRLECRLTEIEQELQVLRRQGCTCGLLGNEHSLVGSQTSADRQEGEQSGFEAGCIDTEMTAGQQECEMSISCLFARPHSHVSSQSQESALPSSPSRMGLDQTCTSHSSETSGVSEVVRNLPKSPSSIVVKEEPCDVDTVLIKWEMSEERFGEHQESADIPEKLETREREKFREKPQADPGGLQMAEGEHLRNKKKSVPMSELPEEAQRLKRAAWRAASRRYYARKIARQQTNPSRSSSFPNITDSQYSQSISFVDKRKRTLISELPQESQTLQREAWRAASRRYYARKMARHQTEPTQYGHLLQNIETSEETQGPNRRGSRTSRGGIMCS is encoded by the exons ATGAATTTGGTTAAAAACAGAACTTTGCACCCGCACCTGCGCGACGAAGAAGCTCTGGTGGTGGAAAATGCTATCCGGTTGGCGATAGACTCGATAATAAACGTGCTGTACGGCGTCAACAGTGCCAGGACTCATGAGTATCAGCGGATGGTGGCCGACAGGGACAAAGAGATCCAACGGCTGGAGTGCAGGCTGACGGAGATCGAGCAGGAGCTGCAAGTGCTGCGCCGACAGGGATGCACCTGCGGGCTGTTGGGAAACGAGCACAGCCTGGTGGGATCACAGACCTCCGCTGACCGGCAGGAGGGAGAGCAGAGTGGTTTCGAGGCAGGTTGCATTGACACCGAGATGACAGCAGGGCAGCAGGAGTGTGAAATGAGTATCTCTT GTCTTTTTGCAAGACCCCACTCACACGTCTCCTCCCAAAGCCAGGAGTCAGCTCTCCCTTCATCCCCTAGCAGAATGGGTCTGGACCAGACCTGCACCTCCCACTCCTCAGAAACCTCAGGCGTATCAGAGGTAGTCAGGAATCTGCCTAAGTCTCCCAGCAGCATCGTCGTCAAAGAAGAGCCGTGTGATGTCGACACTGTTTTGATCAAGTGGGAAATGAGTGAGGAGAGATTCGGGGAACATCAGGAGAGTGCAGATATTCCAG AAAAACTGGAGaccagagaaagagaaaaattcagggagaaacctcaagcagacccaGGCGGACTCCAAATGGCTGAGGGAGAACACCTGAG gaacaagaagaagagcGTCCCGATGTCCGAGCTGCCAGAAGAGGCCCAGAGACTGAAGAGAGCAGCCTGGCGGGCGGCTTCCAGACGCTATTACGCCCGAAAAATAGCCCGCCAGCAGACAAACCCCTCGCGCTCCAGCTCCTTCCCCAACATCACAGACTCCCAATATTCACAATCCATCTCTTTCGTGGATAAGAGGAAGAGGACGCTGATATCCGAGTTACCTCAAGAGTCTCAGACGTTGCAGAGGGAGGCTTGGAGAGCCGCGTCCAGGAGGTACTACGCGAGAAAAATGGCTCGCCACCAGACAGAGCCCACACAATACGGACACCTTCTCCAGAACATAGAGACATCTGAAGAAACACAAGGACCTAACAGAAGAGGATCCCGCACCAGCAGAGGAGGAATCATGTGCAGCTGA
- the LOC122986966 gene encoding uncharacterized protein LOC122986966 isoform X1 — MNLVKNRTLHPHLRDEEALVVENAIRLAIDSIINVLYGVNSARTHEYQRMVADRDKEIQRLECRLTEIEQELQVLRRQGCTCGLLGNEHSLVGSQTSADRQEGEQSGFEAGCIDTEMTAGQQECEMSISLGLFARPHSHVSSQSQESALPSSPSRMGLDQTCTSHSSETSGVSEVVRNLPKSPSSIVVKEEPCDVDTVLIKWEMSEERFGEHQESADIPEKLETREREKFREKPQADPGGLQMAEGEHLRNKKKSVPMSELPEEAQRLKRAAWRAASRRYYARKIARQQTNPSRSSSFPNITDSQYSQSISFVDKRKRTLISELPQESQTLQREAWRAASRRYYARKMARHQTEPTQYGHLLQNIETSEETQGPNRRGSRTSRGGIMCS; from the exons ATGAATTTGGTTAAAAACAGAACTTTGCACCCGCACCTGCGCGACGAAGAAGCTCTGGTGGTGGAAAATGCTATCCGGTTGGCGATAGACTCGATAATAAACGTGCTGTACGGCGTCAACAGTGCCAGGACTCATGAGTATCAGCGGATGGTGGCCGACAGGGACAAAGAGATCCAACGGCTGGAGTGCAGGCTGACGGAGATCGAGCAGGAGCTGCAAGTGCTGCGCCGACAGGGATGCACCTGCGGGCTGTTGGGAAACGAGCACAGCCTGGTGGGATCACAGACCTCCGCTGACCGGCAGGAGGGAGAGCAGAGTGGTTTCGAGGCAGGTTGCATTGACACCGAGATGACAGCAGGGCAGCAGGAGTGTGAAATGAGTATCTCTT TAGGTCTTTTTGCAAGACCCCACTCACACGTCTCCTCCCAAAGCCAGGAGTCAGCTCTCCCTTCATCCCCTAGCAGAATGGGTCTGGACCAGACCTGCACCTCCCACTCCTCAGAAACCTCAGGCGTATCAGAGGTAGTCAGGAATCTGCCTAAGTCTCCCAGCAGCATCGTCGTCAAAGAAGAGCCGTGTGATGTCGACACTGTTTTGATCAAGTGGGAAATGAGTGAGGAGAGATTCGGGGAACATCAGGAGAGTGCAGATATTCCAG AAAAACTGGAGaccagagaaagagaaaaattcagggagaaacctcaagcagacccaGGCGGACTCCAAATGGCTGAGGGAGAACACCTGAG gaacaagaagaagagcGTCCCGATGTCCGAGCTGCCAGAAGAGGCCCAGAGACTGAAGAGAGCAGCCTGGCGGGCGGCTTCCAGACGCTATTACGCCCGAAAAATAGCCCGCCAGCAGACAAACCCCTCGCGCTCCAGCTCCTTCCCCAACATCACAGACTCCCAATATTCACAATCCATCTCTTTCGTGGATAAGAGGAAGAGGACGCTGATATCCGAGTTACCTCAAGAGTCTCAGACGTTGCAGAGGGAGGCTTGGAGAGCCGCGTCCAGGAGGTACTACGCGAGAAAAATGGCTCGCCACCAGACAGAGCCCACACAATACGGACACCTTCTCCAGAACATAGAGACATCTGAAGAAACACAAGGACCTAACAGAAGAGGATCCCGCACCAGCAGAGGAGGAATCATGTGCAGCTGA